The Drosophila mauritiana strain mau12 chromosome 2R, ASM438214v1, whole genome shotgun sequence genome has a segment encoding these proteins:
- the LOC117137472 gene encoding patronin isoform X4, translated as MDVETQEIRQARQRASVKWLLSKAFNNRVPDNLKEPFYRDHENQERLKPQIIVELGNATLYCQTLANLYSDPNYQSMNHWSIIQTLARKGVPVAESADMPITETVLIQTNPLRINAHMSVIESLMVLYAKEISSGDRVMAAIRRISGNNYQAPTGQSYEQALLGWISHACAALKKRIIKEVDAGLPDDNTPDIPPVRDFQDLCDGICLALLISYYCPKVVPWTSVRINYLPAVEDSIHNILLVCNFSQKHLPYTVMHMTPEDVTYMRGSMKLNLVVLLTDLFNLFEIHPAKCVCYPGMDGQVPHSNSFGGGLNRRSTPPNEYQTVQSNNFDGNHAEAFVVHKSRGITTLASMHSQQQQQLHQQQQHQQQYHQQPLQQHPSQSQLQIQQQEPLVPARLRQAKEKTNVESKADERGDFVAAGRPSNWEQSRRPSFAGRRSRRNSSSEDSQLTIENFGGSQDQLNTLGRYERDRERKLSNTSVGSYPVEPAVAVRSSIADARGTLQLGYDTDSGSEKQDRETEKYSMRRQVSVDNVPTVSSHNLSNAGSPLPVARHKQHSSDKDYSSNSGMTPDAYNDSRSTSGYDPESTPVRKSSTSSMPASPAAWQLDVGDDDMRSLENASKLSTIRMKLEEKRRRIEQDKRKIEMALLRHQEKEDLESCPDVMKWETMSNESKRTPDMDPVDLDKYQQSIAIMNMNLQDIQQDIHRLATQQSQMQAQHLQAQQLMQAQQIANMLNQQQTYGSQQHLADHHYQQQRPMQQSFGSSPHLPQAYNAPVSAYSSRPPSRDPYQQQLHHQQQQPMPMPQQMQYVNEHGQYMSPPQPAHYMPQQAQQPQSIYSDNGAAYNHSNHSPYGGGPQYRSSVVYDDYGQPTNHFYLHESSPQPQAHPHPQRRTWAHSAAAAAYEQQQQIQPSLVDVNAWQTQQHQKQKQTWMNRPPSSAGAPSPGSFMLHQNGAGGGGGGGGELQHLFQVQASPQHGQRQVSGSNGVQRQQSLTNLRDNRSPKAPQNMGMPMGMPMQQEDMMAPQSICFIGDEEDVDELERNIIESMQSTHVSDFVHQQQQQHQHQQQLQQQHRLQGHSGRGSSSEDYDSGEMISNKLNITSGNLTYRIPSPSRPSIQANSFQDPRAMAAASGGEDQPAEKGFYISFDDEQPKRPKPPLRAKRSPKKESPPGSRDSVDNQATLKRESLSHLHNNNNIGFANDDVNSKPVTRHSIHGLNNSNSVKTPGNATYNKYTDEPPIQLRQLAVSGAMSPTSNDRHHLEDVSNQSPQQTQQPMSPTRLQQSSNNAEAAKNKALVIGADSTNLDPESVDEMERRKEKIMLLSLQRRQQQEEAKARKEIEASQKREKEREKEEERSRKKEEQMARRAAILEQHRLKKAIEEAEREGKTLDRPDLHVKLQSHSSTSTTPRLRQQRTTRPRPKTIHVDDASVDISEASSISSRGKKGSSSNLTGYGQLSSNSMKRDYYRGSQDSLTVKEPAGVERGRTLSRISVAKGSTLNFRGRKSNSLMNLCDTDSGLGRATPPRRAPSPGMGMGASGRHMPSPSGPGSLPPGLISKRRGFDDGSSDFSLTPNLNMEYSGPKLYKQPAAKSNRGIILNAVEYCVFPGVVNREAKQKVLEKIARSEAKHFLVLFRDAGCQFRALYSYQPETDQVTKLYGTGPSQVEEVMFDKFFKYNSGGKCFSQVHTKHLTVTIDAFTIHNSLWQGKRVQLPSKKDMALVI; from the exons ATGGATGTCGAAACACAGGAAATACGACAG GCTCGTCAACGTGCTTCCGTCAAATGGCTGCTCTCGAAGGCGTTCAACAATCGCGTGCCGGACAACCTCAAGGAGCCCTTCTACCGCGACCATGAGAACCAGGAGCGCCTCAAGCCGCAGATCATCGTGGAGCTGGGCAATGCCACGCTCTACTGCCAGACGCTGGCCAATCTGTACTCAGATCCCAACTACCAAAGCATGAACCACTGGTCAATAATACAGACGCTAGCGCGCAAGGGAGTTCCCGTGGCCGAATCCGCGGACATGCCCATTACCGAAACGGTATTAATTCAAACAAATCCGCTGCGAATT AACGCCCACATGTCTGTGATAGAATCGCTGATGGTTTTGTATGCGAAGGAAATATCATCGGGTGACCGCGTCATGGCGGCCATACGAAG AATATCTGGCAACAACTATCAGGCGCCCACTGGCCAGTCCTACGAGCAAGCTCTGCTGGGCTGGATTTCACATGCATGCGCCGCTCTGAAAAAGCGCATTATCAAGGAGGTGGACGCTGGGCTGCCCGACGATAAT ACGCCGGATATACCACCTGTAAGGGACTTCCAGGATCTGTGCGATGGCATCTGTTTGGCGCTGCTCATCTCGTACTACTGCCCAAAGGTGGTGCCGTGGACGAGTGTGCGGATTAACTATTTGCCCGCCGTCGAGGACTCTATTCACAACATCCTGCTGGTCTGCAATTTCTCGCAGAAGCATCTGCCCTACACCGTGATGCATATGACGCCCGAGGATGTGACCTACATGCGCGG ATCCATGAAACTAAATCTGGTAGTGCTGCTGACGGATCTGTTCAACCTATTTGAGATACACCCAGCCAAATGTGTTTGTTACCCCGGCATGGATGGTCAGG TTCCGCACTCGAATTCATTTGGCGGCGGCTTAAATCGCAGATCAACCCCGCCCAACGAATACCAGACGGTTCAGTCAAATAATTTTGACGGTAATCATGCCGAag CCTTCGTGGTGCACAAGTCGCGTGGCATCACCACACTCGCCTCCATGcactcgcagcagcagcagcagctccatcagcagcaacagcatcagcagcaataCCATCAGCAGCCACTGCAGCAGCACCCGTCCCAGTCGCAGCTCCAAATCCAACAGCAGGAGCCCTTGGTTCCGGCTCGCTTGCGCCAGGCTAAAGAAAAGACCAATGTTGAGTCGAAGGCGGACGAGAGAG GCGATTTTGTCGCTGCGGGTCGACCAAGTAACTGGGAACAGAGCCGCCGGCCAAGCTTTGCAG GTCGTCGCTCGCGCAGAAACTCCTCCAGCGAGGACTCCCAGCTGACCATTGAGAACTTTGGTGGCTCGCAGGATCAGCTGAATACGCTGGGACGATACGAACGCGACAGGGAACGCAAATTGTCCAACACCAGTGTGGGCAGTTATCCAGTTGAACCCGCTGTGGCCGTTCGCTCTTCAATTGCCGATGCTAGGGGCACGTTGCAGTTGGGTTACGATACGGACTCTGGCTCTGAGAAGCAGGATCGCgaaacggaaaagtattcgatGCGCCGGCAAGTCAG TGTCGACAATGTGCCCACGGTGTCGTCGCACAATCTTTCGAATGCGGGCAGCCCGTTGCCGGTGGCTAGGCACAAGCAACATTCCAGCGACAAAGactacagcagcaacagcggcatGACACCAGATGCATACAACGATTCCCGCTCCACCAGTGGCTACGATCCGGAGAGCACGCCCGTTCGCAAGTCCTCGACGAGCAGCATGCCAGCAAGTCCGGCTGCTTGGCAGTTGGATGTGGGAGACGACGATATGCGCTCGCTGGAAAACGCCAGCAAGTTGTCCACCATTCGAATGAAACTGGAGGAGAAGCGGCGGCGCATTGAGCAGGACAAGCGCAAGATCGAGATGGCTTTGCTGCGGCACCAGGAGAAG GAGGACTTGGAATCGTGTCCGGACGTGATGAAGTGGGAGACCATGAGCAACGAATCAAAGCGCACGCCTGATATGGATCCCGTGGATTTGGACAAGTACCAG CAAAGTATCGCCATTATGAACATGAATCTGCAGGATATCCAGCAGGATATCCACCGCCTGGCCACGCAGCAAAGCCAAATGCAGGCGCAGCACCTCCAAGCCCAACAGCTCATGCAGGCTCAGCAAATAGCCAACATGCTGAACCAG CAGCAGACCTATGGGTCGCAGCAGCACCTGGCTGATCACCATTACCAGCAGCAGAGACCCATGCAGCAAAGCTTTGGTTCATCGCCCCATCTTCCGCAGGCCTACAACGCCCCAGTCAGCGCATACAGCTCCCGTCCGCCCAGTCGCGATCCctaccagcagcagctccaccatcagcagcagcagcccatgcccatgccgcAACAGATGCAGTACGTCAACGAGCATGGGCAGTATATGTCGCCGCCGCAGCCCGCACACTACATGCCGCAGCAGGCACAACAGCCGCAAAGCATTTACAGCGACAACGGGGCGGCGTACAATCACAGTAACCACTCGCCATACGGCGGAGGTCCACAGTATCGGAGCAGCGTTGTGTACGACGATTACGGGCAGCCCACCAATCACTTCTACCTGCATGAGTCATCGCCGCAGCCTCAAgctcatccgcatccgcagcGCAGGACTTGGGCTCACtccgcagcagccgccgcttatgaacaacagcaacagatCCAGCCTTCCCTGGTGGATGTGAATGCCTGGCAGACGCAGCAGCACCAAAAGCAGAAGCAGACCTGGATGAACAGGCCGCCCTCGAGTGCGGGAGCCCCGAGTCCTGGCAGCTTTATGCTTCACCAGAACGGAGCAggaggtggtggcggtggtggtggcgagCTACAGCACCTGTTTCAGGTACAGGCTTCCCCACAGCACGGCCAACGTCAGGTTAGTGGATCGAATGGCGTGCAGCGCCAGCAGTCGCTGACCAACTTGCGAGACAATCGCTCGCCCAAGGCACCACAAAACATGGGAATGCCCATGGGTATGCCGATGCAGCAGGAGGACATGATGGCACCGCAGAGTATTTGCTTCATCGGTGACGAGGAGGATGTTGATGAGCTGGAGCGGAACATCATCGAATCTATGCAGTCAACGCACGTCTCCGACTTTGtacaccaacagcagcagcagcaccagcaccaacagcaacttcagcagcaacatcggtTGCAGGGGCACAGCGGACGAGGCAGCAGCTCGGAGGATTATGACAGCGGGGAGATGATCTCCAACAAGCTGAACATCACCAGCGGCAATCTCACCTATCGCATACCCTCGCCATCCCGTCCCTCCATCCAAGCCAACAGCTTCCAGGATCCCCGAGCCATGGCAGCGGCTTCCGGTGGCGAGGACCAGCCGGCCGAGAAGGGTTTCTACATCTCCTTCGACGATGAGCAGCCCAAACGACCCAAGCCACCTCTGCGCGCCAAGCGATCGCCCAAAAAGGAGTCTCCACCGGGAAGTCGGGACAGCGTCGATAACCAGGCGACCCTGAAACGCGAATCGCTAAGTCATctgcacaacaacaacaatattgGATTCGCAAACGATGATGTCAACAGCAAACCGGTGACCAGGCACAGCATCCATGGCCTAAACAACTCCAACAGTGTCAAAACTCCCGGAAATGCCACGTACAACAAGTACACGGATGAGCCGCCAATCCAATTGCGCCAGTTGGCCGTTTCGGGAGCAATGTCACCAACTAGTAACGATCGTCATCACTTGGAGGATGTCAGCAATCAGTCACCGCAGCAGACGCAGCAACCAATGTCGCCCACGCGACTCCAACAGAGTAGCAACAACGCAGAGGCGGCCAAGAACAAGGCGCTGGTCATCGGAGCAGATTCCACCAATTTGGATCCG GAATCTGTTGATGAGATGGAGCGGCGCAAGGAGAAAATCATGCTGCTGTCTTTGCAACGTCGCCAGCAACAGGAGGAGGCGAAGGCGCGCAAAGAGATTGAGGCTTCCCAGAAGCGAGAAAAGGAACGCGAAAAGGAGGAGGAACGATCGCGGAAAAAGGAGGAGCAAATGGCACGGCGAGCGGCCATTTTGGAGCAGCACAGACTCAAGAAAGCCATTGAAGAGGCCGAGCGAGAG GGTAAAACCCTGGATCGGCCCGATCTGCACGTGAAGCTGCAATCGCATTCATCCACCTCAACGACCCCACGGCTGAGGCAGCAGCGCACCACGCGTCCCAGGCCTAAGACAATTCACGTGGACGATGCCAGCGTGGACATAAGCGAGGCTTCAAGCATCTCTAGTCGGGGCAAAAAAGGCTCAAGCTCGAATCTAACCG GCTACGGTCAACTAAGCTCAAATTCAATGAAAAGAGATTACTACAGGGGCTCGCAAGACTCCCTCACTGTAAAAG AGCCAGCCGGCGTAGAAAGGGGCCGCACTCTGTCGCGTATCTCCGTCGCTAAGGGCAGCACGCTTAATTTCCGGGGCCGAAAGTCCAATTCGCTAATGAATCTGTGCG ACACAGATTCGGGACTGGGACGCGCCACTCCGCCGAGGCGTGCTCCGTCGCctggaatgggaatgggcgCTTCAGGTAGGCATATGCCATCTCCCTCCGGACCGGGCTCATTGCCGCCAGGTTTGATATCGAAACGTCGCGGATTTGATGATGGATCCAGCGATTTCTCTTTAACTCCGAATTTGAACATGGAATATTCGG GTCCTAAACTCTACAAACAACCAGCGGCCAAATCGAATCGTGGAATCATCCTGAATGCCGTTGAATACTGTGTTTTTCCCGGCGTTGTCAACCGCGAGGCCAAACAGAAAGTGCTGGAGAAGATTGCGCGCTCGGAGGCGAAGCACTTCCTGGTACTCTTCCGCGATGCTGGCTGCCAGTTCCGCGCCCTCTACAGCTACCAGCCCGAAACGGACCAGGTGACCAAGCTGTATGGTACTGGGCCTAGTCAAGTCGAAGAAGTCATGTTCGACAAGTTTTTCAA ATACAACTCAGGAGGCAAGTGCTTCTCGCAAGTGCACACAAAGCATCTGACAGTGACCATCGACGCCTTCACAATACACAACTCCCTGTGGCAGGGCAAGCGGGTGCAGTTGCCCAGCAAAAAAGACATGGCGCTTGTAATCTAA
- the LOC117137472 gene encoding patronin isoform X22, producing MDVETQEIRQARQRASVKWLLSKAFNNRVPDNLKEPFYRDHENQERLKPQIIVELGNATLYCQTLANLYSDPNYQSMNHWSIIQTLARKGVPVAESADMPITETVLIQTNPLRINAHMSVIESLMVLYAKEISSGDRVMAAIRRISGNNYQAPTGQSYEQALLGWISHACAALKKRIIKEVDAGLPDDNGSRLQTPDIPPVRDFQDLCDGICLALLISYYCPKVVPWTSVRINYLPAVEDSIHNILLVCNFSQKHLPYTVMHMTPEDVTYMRGSMKLNLVVLLTDLFNLFEIHPAKCVCYPGMDGQVPHSNSFGGGLNRRSTPPNEYQTVQSNNFDGNHAEAFVVHKSRGITTLASMHSQQQQQLHQQQQHQQQYHQQPLQQHPSQSQLQIQQQEPLVPARLRQAKEKTNVESKADERGDFVAAGRPSNWEQSRRPSFAGRRSRRNSSSEDSQLTIENFGGSQDQLNTLGRYERDRERKLSNTSVGSYPVEPAVAVRSSIADARGTLQLGYDTDSGSEKQDRETEKYSMRRQVSVDNVPTVSSHNLSNAGSPLPVARHKQHSSDKDYSSNSGMTPDAYNDSRSTSGYDPESTPVRKSSTSSMPASPAAWQLDVGDDDMRSLENASKLSTIRMKLEEKRRRIEQDKRKIEMALLRHQEKEDLESCPDVMKWETMSNESKRTPDMDPVDLDKYQQTYGSQQHLADHHYQQQRPMQQSFGSSPHLPQAYNAPVSAYSSRPPSRDPYQQQLHHQQQQPMPMPQQMQYVNEHGQYMSPPQPAHYMPQQAQQPQSIYSDNGAAYNHSNHSPYGGGPQYRSSVVYDDYGQPTNHFYLHESSPQPQAHPHPQRRTWAHSAAAAAYEQQQQIQPSLVDVNAWQTQQHQKQKQTWMNRPPSSAGAPSPGSFMLHQNGAGGGGGGGGELQHLFQVQASPQHGQRQVSGSNGVQRQQSLTNLRDNRSPKAPQNMGMPMGMPMQQEDMMAPQSICFIGDEEDVDELERNIIESMQSTHVSDFVHQQQQQHQHQQQLQQQHRLQGHSGRGSSSEDYDSGEMISNKLNITSGNLTYRIPSPSRPSIQANSFQDPRAMAAASGGEDQPAEKGFYISFDDEQPKRPKPPLRAKRSPKKESPPGSRDSVDNQATLKRESLSHLHNNNNIGFANDDVNSKPVTRHSIHGLNNSNSVKTPGNATYNKYTDEPPIQLRQLAVSGAMSPTSNDRHHLEDVSNQSPQQTQQPMSPTRLQQSSNNAEAAKNKALVIGADSTNLDPESVDEMERRKEKIMLLSLQRRQQQEEAKARKEIEASQKREKEREKEEERSRKKEEQMARRAAILEQHRLKKAIEEAEREGKTLDRPDLHVKLQSHSSTSTTPRLRQQRTTRPRPKTIHVDDASVDISEASSISSRGKKGSSSNLTESPDDYPSTSSTPIGRRGSYKTSRGPKLYKQPAAKSNRGIILNAVEYCVFPGVVNREAKQKVLEKIARSEAKHFLVLFRDAGCQFRALYSYQPETDQVTKLYGTGPSQVEEVMFDKFFKYNSGGKCFSQVHTKHLTVTIDAFTIHNSLWQGKRVQLPSKKDMALVI from the exons ATGGATGTCGAAACACAGGAAATACGACAG GCTCGTCAACGTGCTTCCGTCAAATGGCTGCTCTCGAAGGCGTTCAACAATCGCGTGCCGGACAACCTCAAGGAGCCCTTCTACCGCGACCATGAGAACCAGGAGCGCCTCAAGCCGCAGATCATCGTGGAGCTGGGCAATGCCACGCTCTACTGCCAGACGCTGGCCAATCTGTACTCAGATCCCAACTACCAAAGCATGAACCACTGGTCAATAATACAGACGCTAGCGCGCAAGGGAGTTCCCGTGGCCGAATCCGCGGACATGCCCATTACCGAAACGGTATTAATTCAAACAAATCCGCTGCGAATT AACGCCCACATGTCTGTGATAGAATCGCTGATGGTTTTGTATGCGAAGGAAATATCATCGGGTGACCGCGTCATGGCGGCCATACGAAG AATATCTGGCAACAACTATCAGGCGCCCACTGGCCAGTCCTACGAGCAAGCTCTGCTGGGCTGGATTTCACATGCATGCGCCGCTCTGAAAAAGCGCATTATCAAGGAGGTGGACGCTGGGCTGCCCGACGATAAT GGTTCTCGTCTGCAGACGCCGGATATACCACCTGTAAGGGACTTCCAGGATCTGTGCGATGGCATCTGTTTGGCGCTGCTCATCTCGTACTACTGCCCAAAGGTGGTGCCGTGGACGAGTGTGCGGATTAACTATTTGCCCGCCGTCGAGGACTCTATTCACAACATCCTGCTGGTCTGCAATTTCTCGCAGAAGCATCTGCCCTACACCGTGATGCATATGACGCCCGAGGATGTGACCTACATGCGCGG ATCCATGAAACTAAATCTGGTAGTGCTGCTGACGGATCTGTTCAACCTATTTGAGATACACCCAGCCAAATGTGTTTGTTACCCCGGCATGGATGGTCAGG TTCCGCACTCGAATTCATTTGGCGGCGGCTTAAATCGCAGATCAACCCCGCCCAACGAATACCAGACGGTTCAGTCAAATAATTTTGACGGTAATCATGCCGAag CCTTCGTGGTGCACAAGTCGCGTGGCATCACCACACTCGCCTCCATGcactcgcagcagcagcagcagctccatcagcagcaacagcatcagcagcaataCCATCAGCAGCCACTGCAGCAGCACCCGTCCCAGTCGCAGCTCCAAATCCAACAGCAGGAGCCCTTGGTTCCGGCTCGCTTGCGCCAGGCTAAAGAAAAGACCAATGTTGAGTCGAAGGCGGACGAGAGAG GCGATTTTGTCGCTGCGGGTCGACCAAGTAACTGGGAACAGAGCCGCCGGCCAAGCTTTGCAG GTCGTCGCTCGCGCAGAAACTCCTCCAGCGAGGACTCCCAGCTGACCATTGAGAACTTTGGTGGCTCGCAGGATCAGCTGAATACGCTGGGACGATACGAACGCGACAGGGAACGCAAATTGTCCAACACCAGTGTGGGCAGTTATCCAGTTGAACCCGCTGTGGCCGTTCGCTCTTCAATTGCCGATGCTAGGGGCACGTTGCAGTTGGGTTACGATACGGACTCTGGCTCTGAGAAGCAGGATCGCgaaacggaaaagtattcgatGCGCCGGCAAGTCAG TGTCGACAATGTGCCCACGGTGTCGTCGCACAATCTTTCGAATGCGGGCAGCCCGTTGCCGGTGGCTAGGCACAAGCAACATTCCAGCGACAAAGactacagcagcaacagcggcatGACACCAGATGCATACAACGATTCCCGCTCCACCAGTGGCTACGATCCGGAGAGCACGCCCGTTCGCAAGTCCTCGACGAGCAGCATGCCAGCAAGTCCGGCTGCTTGGCAGTTGGATGTGGGAGACGACGATATGCGCTCGCTGGAAAACGCCAGCAAGTTGTCCACCATTCGAATGAAACTGGAGGAGAAGCGGCGGCGCATTGAGCAGGACAAGCGCAAGATCGAGATGGCTTTGCTGCGGCACCAGGAGAAG GAGGACTTGGAATCGTGTCCGGACGTGATGAAGTGGGAGACCATGAGCAACGAATCAAAGCGCACGCCTGATATGGATCCCGTGGATTTGGACAAGTACCAG CAGACCTATGGGTCGCAGCAGCACCTGGCTGATCACCATTACCAGCAGCAGAGACCCATGCAGCAAAGCTTTGGTTCATCGCCCCATCTTCCGCAGGCCTACAACGCCCCAGTCAGCGCATACAGCTCCCGTCCGCCCAGTCGCGATCCctaccagcagcagctccaccatcagcagcagcagcccatgcccatgccgcAACAGATGCAGTACGTCAACGAGCATGGGCAGTATATGTCGCCGCCGCAGCCCGCACACTACATGCCGCAGCAGGCACAACAGCCGCAAAGCATTTACAGCGACAACGGGGCGGCGTACAATCACAGTAACCACTCGCCATACGGCGGAGGTCCACAGTATCGGAGCAGCGTTGTGTACGACGATTACGGGCAGCCCACCAATCACTTCTACCTGCATGAGTCATCGCCGCAGCCTCAAgctcatccgcatccgcagcGCAGGACTTGGGCTCACtccgcagcagccgccgcttatgaacaacagcaacagatCCAGCCTTCCCTGGTGGATGTGAATGCCTGGCAGACGCAGCAGCACCAAAAGCAGAAGCAGACCTGGATGAACAGGCCGCCCTCGAGTGCGGGAGCCCCGAGTCCTGGCAGCTTTATGCTTCACCAGAACGGAGCAggaggtggtggcggtggtggtggcgagCTACAGCACCTGTTTCAGGTACAGGCTTCCCCACAGCACGGCCAACGTCAGGTTAGTGGATCGAATGGCGTGCAGCGCCAGCAGTCGCTGACCAACTTGCGAGACAATCGCTCGCCCAAGGCACCACAAAACATGGGAATGCCCATGGGTATGCCGATGCAGCAGGAGGACATGATGGCACCGCAGAGTATTTGCTTCATCGGTGACGAGGAGGATGTTGATGAGCTGGAGCGGAACATCATCGAATCTATGCAGTCAACGCACGTCTCCGACTTTGtacaccaacagcagcagcagcaccagcaccaacagcaacttcagcagcaacatcggtTGCAGGGGCACAGCGGACGAGGCAGCAGCTCGGAGGATTATGACAGCGGGGAGATGATCTCCAACAAGCTGAACATCACCAGCGGCAATCTCACCTATCGCATACCCTCGCCATCCCGTCCCTCCATCCAAGCCAACAGCTTCCAGGATCCCCGAGCCATGGCAGCGGCTTCCGGTGGCGAGGACCAGCCGGCCGAGAAGGGTTTCTACATCTCCTTCGACGATGAGCAGCCCAAACGACCCAAGCCACCTCTGCGCGCCAAGCGATCGCCCAAAAAGGAGTCTCCACCGGGAAGTCGGGACAGCGTCGATAACCAGGCGACCCTGAAACGCGAATCGCTAAGTCATctgcacaacaacaacaatattgGATTCGCAAACGATGATGTCAACAGCAAACCGGTGACCAGGCACAGCATCCATGGCCTAAACAACTCCAACAGTGTCAAAACTCCCGGAAATGCCACGTACAACAAGTACACGGATGAGCCGCCAATCCAATTGCGCCAGTTGGCCGTTTCGGGAGCAATGTCACCAACTAGTAACGATCGTCATCACTTGGAGGATGTCAGCAATCAGTCACCGCAGCAGACGCAGCAACCAATGTCGCCCACGCGACTCCAACAGAGTAGCAACAACGCAGAGGCGGCCAAGAACAAGGCGCTGGTCATCGGAGCAGATTCCACCAATTTGGATCCG GAATCTGTTGATGAGATGGAGCGGCGCAAGGAGAAAATCATGCTGCTGTCTTTGCAACGTCGCCAGCAACAGGAGGAGGCGAAGGCGCGCAAAGAGATTGAGGCTTCCCAGAAGCGAGAAAAGGAACGCGAAAAGGAGGAGGAACGATCGCGGAAAAAGGAGGAGCAAATGGCACGGCGAGCGGCCATTTTGGAGCAGCACAGACTCAAGAAAGCCATTGAAGAGGCCGAGCGAGAG GGTAAAACCCTGGATCGGCCCGATCTGCACGTGAAGCTGCAATCGCATTCATCCACCTCAACGACCCCACGGCTGAGGCAGCAGCGCACCACGCGTCCCAGGCCTAAGACAATTCACGTGGACGATGCCAGCGTGGACATAAGCGAGGCTTCAAGCATCTCTAGTCGGGGCAAAAAAGGCTCAAGCTCGAATCTAACCG AGTCACCCGATGATTATCCCAGTACAAGTTCAACTCCGATTGGACGACGGGGATCGTACAAAACTTCCAGAG GTCCTAAACTCTACAAACAACCAGCGGCCAAATCGAATCGTGGAATCATCCTGAATGCCGTTGAATACTGTGTTTTTCCCGGCGTTGTCAACCGCGAGGCCAAACAGAAAGTGCTGGAGAAGATTGCGCGCTCGGAGGCGAAGCACTTCCTGGTACTCTTCCGCGATGCTGGCTGCCAGTTCCGCGCCCTCTACAGCTACCAGCCCGAAACGGACCAGGTGACCAAGCTGTATGGTACTGGGCCTAGTCAAGTCGAAGAAGTCATGTTCGACAAGTTTTTCAA ATACAACTCAGGAGGCAAGTGCTTCTCGCAAGTGCACACAAAGCATCTGACAGTGACCATCGACGCCTTCACAATACACAACTCCCTGTGGCAGGGCAAGCGGGTGCAGTTGCCCAGCAAAAAAGACATGGCGCTTGTAATCTAA